In Achromobacter spanius, the following proteins share a genomic window:
- a CDS encoding DUF1624 domain-containing protein, whose protein sequence is MPSQPLASPAATPRLRSIDALRGLVIVIMLLDHVRETFFLHHQVSDPMDAAATDPFLFFSRLLAHLCAPVFVLLTGVSAWLYGAKAGNRGATAAFLAKRGLFLVLLEVLVVNFAWTFQFPPSVVYLQVIWVIGLSMLALAALLWLPRTALVAVGVVLVAGHNALDGVHFAVGEFMHVPWAVLHDRGWINVGEALRLRTSYPLLPWIGVIALGYAVGPWFQSKVPAAARQRWLFTAGIAALIGFVVLRAVNGYGQAQQWAVQADLLHTVMSFVNITKYPPSLMFLLLTLGLGLCLLVLIERAQSAAWVGVLCVFGAAPMFFYLLHLYVLKALYLAGEGVWGLNQGKFFGVDSMASVWLISVLLAVALYWPVRWFGRLKAARRDIAWLKYL, encoded by the coding sequence ATGCCTTCCCAGCCTCTTGCTTCACCCGCCGCCACCCCGCGCCTGCGTTCCATCGACGCCTTGCGCGGCCTGGTCATCGTCATCATGTTGCTTGACCATGTGCGCGAAACCTTCTTTCTGCATCATCAGGTCAGTGACCCGATGGACGCGGCGGCCACCGATCCGTTCTTGTTTTTCTCGCGCTTGCTGGCGCACCTGTGCGCGCCGGTGTTCGTCTTGCTGACGGGCGTGTCCGCCTGGTTGTACGGCGCCAAGGCCGGCAACCGGGGCGCCACGGCCGCGTTCCTGGCCAAGCGTGGCCTGTTCCTGGTGCTGCTGGAAGTGCTGGTAGTCAACTTCGCCTGGACGTTCCAGTTCCCGCCGTCGGTCGTCTACCTGCAAGTGATCTGGGTGATCGGCCTGAGCATGCTGGCCCTGGCCGCGCTGCTGTGGTTGCCGCGCACGGCCTTGGTGGCGGTGGGCGTGGTGCTGGTGGCGGGCCACAACGCCCTGGACGGCGTGCACTTCGCGGTGGGCGAGTTCATGCATGTGCCTTGGGCCGTGCTGCATGACCGGGGTTGGATCAATGTGGGCGAGGCCTTGCGCCTGCGCACCTCGTATCCCTTGTTGCCCTGGATCGGCGTGATTGCGCTGGGCTACGCGGTAGGGCCGTGGTTCCAGTCCAAGGTGCCGGCGGCGGCCAGGCAGCGCTGGCTGTTCACGGCCGGTATCGCGGCCTTGATCGGCTTCGTGGTGCTGCGGGCGGTCAACGGCTATGGCCAAGCCCAGCAATGGGCCGTGCAGGCCGACCTGTTGCACACCGTGATGAGCTTCGTGAACATCACCAAGTACCCGCCGTCGTTGATGTTTTTGCTGCTGACGCTGGGCTTGGGCCTGTGCCTGCTGGTGCTGATTGAACGCGCGCAGTCGGCGGCATGGGTGGGCGTGCTGTGCGTGTTTGGCGCGGCGCCAATGTTCTTTTACCTGCTGCATCTGTACGTGCTGAAGGCCCTGTATCTGGCGGGCGAGGGCGTCTGGGGCTTGAACCAGGGCAAGTTCTTCGGCGTGGACAGCATGGCCAGCGTGTGGCTGATTTCGGTACTGCTGGCCGTGGCGCTGTATTGGCCGGTGCGCTGGTTCGGCCGCTTGAAAGCGGCGCGCCGCGATATCGCCTGGCTCAAGTACCTGTGA
- a CDS encoding amino acid ABC transporter ATP-binding protein, whose protein sequence is MIQASAISKSFGANRVLDKVSLTLEQGEVVAVIGPSGSGKSTFLRCLNHLETIDEGSIEVEGEMMARAGDDGRSHYASDGDVRRICRKMGMVFQSFNLFPHMTVLQNIIEAPITVKGMSKAQVIPKAEELLRKVGLLNKRDNYPTRLSGGQKQRVAIARALAMEPDIMLFDEPTSALDPELTGEVLRTMKQLADERMTMLVVTHEMGFAREVAHRVIFMDEGRIVEEAPSADFFRAPQQARTREFLAHML, encoded by the coding sequence ATGATCCAGGCCAGCGCCATCAGCAAGTCGTTCGGCGCGAACCGCGTGCTGGACAAGGTGTCGCTGACGCTCGAACAGGGCGAAGTGGTGGCGGTGATTGGCCCGTCCGGCTCGGGCAAGAGCACGTTCCTGCGTTGCCTGAACCACCTTGAAACCATCGATGAAGGCAGTATCGAAGTCGAAGGTGAAATGATGGCGCGCGCCGGTGACGACGGCCGCAGCCACTACGCCAGCGATGGCGACGTGCGCCGCATCTGCCGCAAGATGGGCATGGTGTTTCAGTCGTTCAACCTGTTCCCGCACATGACGGTGCTGCAAAACATCATTGAAGCGCCGATCACCGTCAAGGGCATGTCCAAGGCGCAGGTCATCCCCAAGGCGGAAGAACTGCTGCGCAAGGTTGGCCTGCTGAACAAGCGCGACAACTATCCCACGCGCCTGTCGGGCGGCCAGAAACAGCGCGTGGCGATTGCCCGCGCGTTGGCGATGGAGCCCGACATCATGCTGTTCGACGAACCCACGTCCGCGCTGGACCCGGAGCTGACCGGCGAAGTGCTGCGCACCATGAAGCAGTTGGCCGACGAACGCATGACCATGCTGGTCGTCACGCACGAAATGGGTTTTGCGCGCGAAGTGGCGCATCGCGTCATCTTCATGGACGAAGGCCGCATTGTCGAGGAAGCCCCGTCGGCGGACTTCTTCCGCGCGCCGCAACAGGCGCGCACCCGGGAATTCCTGGCGCACATGCTTTAA
- the ilvA gene encoding threonine ammonia-lyase, biosynthetic, with amino-acid sequence MQTATTDTAFQHGNASPMAYLRQILSARIYDIARETELDLARGLSARLNNTVYLKREDNQPVFSFKVRGAYNKMRNTPQAALDRGVITASAGNHAQGVAISAARLGVRAIIVVPQTAPQVKVDAVRAHGGPTVTVVQAGDSYSDAYAHAQTLAQQQDLTFVPAFDDPYVIAGQGTVGMEILRQHAGPLHAVFVPIGGGSLAAGVSAYVKAVDPGVKVIGVQTVDSCAMAQSIKAGQRVSLAEVGLFSDGTAVKLVGEETFRLCREYLDEIILVDTDAVCAAIKDVFLDTRSVLEPAGALAVAGLKQYVERENAQGLSMVAITSGANMNFDRLRFVADRAEVGEAREAVFAVTVPEERGSFRRFCRVIGQRSVTEFNYRIADAHTAHIFVSMQIARRGDAGEIMAALQEQGFSVSDLTHNEVSKQHIRYMVGGRSPLAGGERLFRFEFPERPGALMKFLSEMAPNWNISLFHYRNQGADFSSALVGIQAPLADSAALDAFLLQLGYAHFEETDNEAYRQFLI; translated from the coding sequence ATGCAAACCGCTACGACAGACACCGCATTCCAGCACGGCAACGCCTCGCCCATGGCGTACCTGCGTCAGATCCTTAGCGCCCGGATCTACGACATTGCCCGTGAAACCGAACTGGATCTGGCTCGCGGCTTGTCGGCGCGGTTGAACAACACCGTCTACCTGAAGCGCGAAGACAACCAGCCCGTGTTCTCCTTCAAGGTGCGCGGCGCCTACAACAAGATGCGCAATACGCCGCAGGCCGCGCTGGACCGGGGCGTGATCACCGCGTCGGCCGGCAACCACGCGCAAGGCGTGGCCATTTCCGCTGCCCGCCTGGGCGTGCGCGCCATCATCGTGGTGCCGCAGACCGCGCCGCAAGTGAAGGTGGACGCGGTGCGCGCCCACGGCGGTCCGACCGTCACCGTGGTGCAGGCGGGCGATTCCTACAGCGATGCCTATGCGCATGCGCAGACGCTGGCGCAGCAGCAGGACCTGACCTTCGTGCCCGCGTTTGACGATCCCTACGTCATTGCGGGCCAGGGCACCGTGGGCATGGAGATCCTGCGCCAGCATGCCGGGCCGCTGCATGCGGTGTTCGTGCCGATAGGCGGCGGCAGCCTGGCGGCCGGCGTGTCGGCCTATGTGAAAGCGGTGGACCCGGGGGTGAAGGTGATTGGCGTGCAGACCGTGGATTCCTGCGCGATGGCGCAGTCCATCAAGGCGGGCCAACGGGTCAGCCTGGCCGAAGTGGGGCTGTTTTCGGACGGCACGGCGGTCAAGCTGGTGGGCGAGGAAACCTTCCGCCTGTGCCGCGAGTATCTGGACGAGATCATCCTGGTGGACACCGACGCTGTGTGCGCGGCCATCAAGGACGTGTTCCTGGATACGCGCAGCGTGCTGGAACCGGCGGGCGCGCTGGCGGTGGCGGGTCTGAAGCAGTACGTCGAACGTGAAAACGCGCAGGGCTTGTCGATGGTGGCCATCACGTCGGGCGCCAACATGAATTTCGACCGCCTGCGTTTCGTGGCCGACCGCGCCGAAGTGGGCGAGGCGCGCGAAGCGGTGTTCGCCGTGACCGTACCCGAGGAACGCGGCAGCTTTCGCCGCTTCTGCCGCGTGATCGGTCAGCGCAGCGTGACGGAATTCAACTACCGCATTGCAGACGCGCACACCGCGCACATCTTCGTCAGCATGCAGATTGCCCGGCGCGGCGATGCCGGCGAGATCATGGCGGCGCTGCAAGAGCAGGGGTTTTCGGTCAGCGACCTGACGCACAACGAAGTGTCCAAACAGCACATCCGCTACATGGTGGGCGGGCGTTCACCGTTGGCGGGCGGCGAACGGCTGTTCCGCTTCGAATTCCCGGAACGCCCCGGCGCGCTGATGAAGTTTTTGTCGGAGATGGCGCCCAACTGGAACATCAGCCTGTTCCACTACCGCAACCAGGGCGCGGACTTCAGTTCGGCGCTGGTGGGCATCCAGGCGCCCTTGGCGGATAGCGCGGCCTTGGATGCGTTCCTGCTGCAACTGGGCTACGCGCATTTTGAGGAAACCGACAACGAGGCGTATCGCCAGTTTCTGATTTGA
- a CDS encoding TlpA disulfide reductase family protein produces MNPAIRIGPLVFPTELAILIAAALVGVLAARLLNRQREDAARLSTVLWRALIIGLLAARVAFVWQYRDHYLPDPIKMLDLRDGGWSGLAGLAAAWVYAIAVVIRHRAPRVALLGALALASAAWLGGGRWLASTPQPQPELAALAVQDVDGAPAALSAFQGKPTVINLWASWCPPCRREMPAFAAAQAANPDVNFVFLNQAEAPGDVTQFLNQHAPGLRNVLIDPAGEASRKFSNRGLPATLFLDAQGRLVDMRVGELSTASLAQRLESIRAAQ; encoded by the coding sequence ATGAATCCTGCCATCCGTATCGGCCCGCTGGTATTTCCCACTGAATTGGCGATTTTGATCGCCGCCGCCCTGGTCGGCGTGTTGGCGGCGCGCCTGTTGAATCGGCAGCGCGAGGACGCGGCCCGCCTGAGCACCGTGTTGTGGCGGGCGCTGATCATCGGCTTGCTGGCCGCGCGCGTCGCCTTCGTCTGGCAGTACCGCGACCACTACCTGCCCGACCCGATCAAGATGCTGGACCTGCGCGACGGCGGCTGGAGCGGCCTGGCCGGGCTGGCCGCTGCCTGGGTCTATGCGATTGCCGTCGTGATCCGGCACCGCGCCCCTCGCGTGGCCTTGCTAGGCGCCTTGGCACTGGCCAGCGCCGCCTGGCTGGGCGGCGGACGCTGGCTGGCGTCCACGCCGCAGCCGCAGCCCGAACTGGCTGCCTTGGCGGTACAGGACGTGGACGGCGCCCCCGCCGCGCTATCCGCCTTTCAGGGCAAGCCCACCGTGATCAATCTGTGGGCAAGCTGGTGCCCGCCGTGCCGCCGCGAAATGCCGGCGTTTGCCGCCGCGCAGGCCGCCAATCCCGACGTCAACTTCGTCTTCCTGAACCAGGCGGAAGCGCCGGGCGACGTGACGCAATTCCTGAACCAGCACGCGCCCGGCTTGCGGAACGTACTGATCGACCCGGCGGGCGAGGCGTCGCGCAAATTCAGCAATCGCGGCCTGCCCGCCACCTTGTTCCTGGACGCCCAGGGCCGCTTGGTGGACATGCGCGTGGGCGAATTGTCCACCGCGTCATTGGCGCAACGGCTGGAATCGATCCGCGCGGCGCAGTGA
- a CDS encoding amino acid ABC transporter substrate-binding protein — translation MKKLTAVFLVSATTLLTACGPSDDAKPTAGAQAPAAARKVVVGLDDNFPPMGFRDASNQIVGFDIDMAKEASKRLGMEVEFKPIDWSAKEAELNGKRVDVLWNGLTITEERKKNISFTAPYMANHQIIIVGTASPVKVKNDLAGKTIGAQDGSSATDAIARDPVAAQIKEVKKFGDNVTALMDLAAGRLDAIVVDEVVGRYLISKRAGEYRVLEENFGTEDYGVGVRKDDTELLGQLDKTLDSMKQDGTAGRIATQWFGANIIK, via the coding sequence ATGAAAAAACTGACTGCTGTTTTCCTCGTGTCCGCGACCACGTTGCTGACCGCCTGCGGCCCCAGCGACGACGCTAAGCCGACCGCTGGCGCCCAGGCGCCGGCCGCCGCCAGGAAGGTGGTGGTGGGCCTGGATGACAACTTCCCGCCCATGGGCTTTCGCGACGCCAGCAACCAGATCGTCGGTTTCGACATCGACATGGCCAAGGAAGCCAGCAAGCGCCTGGGCATGGAAGTGGAATTCAAGCCCATCGACTGGAGCGCCAAGGAAGCCGAACTCAACGGCAAGCGCGTCGACGTCCTCTGGAACGGCCTGACCATCACTGAAGAGCGCAAGAAGAACATCAGCTTCACCGCGCCCTACATGGCCAACCACCAGATCATCATCGTGGGCACCGCCTCGCCCGTGAAGGTCAAGAACGACCTGGCCGGCAAGACCATCGGCGCCCAGGACGGCAGCAGCGCCACCGACGCCATCGCCCGTGACCCCGTGGCCGCCCAGATCAAGGAAGTGAAGAAGTTCGGCGACAACGTCACCGCACTGATGGACCTGGCCGCCGGCCGCCTGGACGCGATTGTGGTGGACGAAGTGGTGGGCCGCTACCTGATCAGCAAGCGCGCCGGCGAATACCGCGTGCTGGAAGAGAACTTCGGCACCGAAGACTACGGCGTGGGCGTGCGCAAGGACGACACCGAATTGCTGGGCCAGTTGGACAAGACGCTGGATTCCATGAAGCAGGACGGCACCGCCGGGCGCATCGCCACCCAGTGGTTCGGCGCCAACATCATCAAGTAA
- a CDS encoding Zn-ribbon domain-containing OB-fold protein, with protein MSLHVDQCRACGHRVYPARLWCPACGHDEAQPVGVEEGELLAWTVMPDKGRAPQPGSRSDSPDPPGSLDSANPPGPSDPGPVIIATVRAVPVGPMLVVRLLAPPSHIGQRLRLFERQVSGRALPWAEPLPDQTRQAEP; from the coding sequence ATGAGTCTGCATGTGGATCAATGCCGCGCCTGCGGCCACCGCGTTTATCCCGCCCGCCTGTGGTGCCCGGCTTGCGGACACGATGAGGCGCAGCCGGTAGGGGTGGAGGAAGGCGAATTGCTGGCCTGGACGGTGATGCCGGACAAGGGCAGGGCGCCGCAGCCCGGTTCCAGATCTGACTCCCCTGATCCCCCTGGCTCGCTTGATTCCGCTAATCCCCCCGGCCCCTCTGACCCCGGGCCGGTCATCATCGCGACGGTACGCGCAGTGCCCGTCGGGCCGATGCTGGTGGTGCGGCTGCTAGCGCCGCCTTCGCATATCGGCCAGCGCTTGCGTCTGTTCGAGCGCCAGGTGTCGGGCCGCGCGCTGCCGTGGGCGGAGCCGCTGCCGGACCAGACCCGTCAAGCCGAACCTTGA
- a CDS encoding ArnT family glycosyltransferase → MPLRFPFFERRAYPGWLILLCLAVWLAALAWARWLTLPDEGRYAGVAWEMLRSHSHMVPLLDGMPYFHKPPLYYWLAQISYALFGVHEFSARLPSLLGAWSAGAGVYAFVSRYRNVAQARWSVVILGLTPLFFGAAQFANMDMLVASMITLCILAAADTALRRGEGRPFRAMSIATGVLAALAVLAKGLIGLALPGAIVLAWLLLRRDWRGMRALLWVPALLAFAVVAVPWFALMQMKFPGFYHYFFVYQHFERFAQSGFNNAQPIWFYVPIVLGLALPWSLWGVAIFTRAFWREADPQGLRRLMAIWIAVVMVFFSIPQSKLIGYVLPVFPPLAFLISERIAPAWAAGKRRGASIAIVVAAVICLGAIIAASFNPRGSAGPTMKSLRGDMRPQDTQVALHALPFDLGFYTQASAPAWIVDNWNDPEVPTRDNWRKELYDAAKFDPAAGKRVLIQNEDLTARLCASADGTRFWIWGRDDDAGRYPAINGVAPRLPGATRAVWRLDVDTAFRQRMCGGVR, encoded by the coding sequence ATGCCCCTTCGGTTTCCGTTTTTTGAGCGCCGCGCCTACCCCGGCTGGCTGATATTGCTGTGCCTGGCCGTATGGCTGGCGGCCCTGGCCTGGGCGCGCTGGCTGACCCTGCCAGACGAAGGGCGCTACGCCGGGGTGGCCTGGGAAATGCTGCGCAGCCATTCGCACATGGTGCCGCTGTTGGACGGCATGCCGTACTTTCACAAGCCTCCACTGTATTACTGGCTGGCGCAGATCAGCTATGCGCTCTTTGGCGTGCATGAATTCAGCGCGCGCCTGCCGTCGTTGCTGGGCGCGTGGAGCGCGGGTGCGGGCGTATACGCCTTCGTGTCGCGCTACCGCAATGTGGCGCAGGCGCGCTGGTCGGTCGTGATCTTGGGGCTGACGCCCTTGTTCTTTGGCGCCGCACAGTTCGCCAACATGGACATGCTGGTGGCCAGCATGATCACGCTATGCATCCTGGCTGCCGCCGACACCGCCTTGCGGCGCGGCGAAGGGCGGCCATTTCGCGCCATGTCGATCGCAACCGGTGTCTTGGCCGCGCTGGCCGTGTTGGCGAAGGGGCTGATCGGTCTAGCCTTGCCCGGCGCCATTGTGTTGGCCTGGTTGCTGCTGCGGCGCGACTGGCGCGGCATGCGGGCTTTGCTGTGGGTGCCGGCCTTGCTGGCGTTCGCCGTGGTTGCCGTGCCTTGGTTTGCGTTGATGCAGATGAAGTTTCCCGGCTTCTACCATTACTTCTTCGTCTACCAGCACTTCGAACGCTTCGCGCAAAGCGGCTTCAACAACGCGCAGCCGATCTGGTTCTATGTGCCGATCGTGCTGGGCCTGGCCTTGCCGTGGTCCCTCTGGGGCGTGGCGATTTTTACCCGCGCGTTCTGGCGCGAGGCCGATCCGCAGGGGCTGCGCCGCTTGATGGCGATCTGGATTGCGGTGGTGATGGTGTTCTTTTCCATCCCGCAATCGAAGCTGATCGGTTATGTGCTGCCGGTGTTTCCGCCGCTGGCTTTCCTGATCAGTGAGCGTATCGCGCCCGCCTGGGCCGCGGGCAAGCGGCGGGGCGCAAGCATTGCCATCGTGGTGGCAGCCGTCATCTGCCTTGGGGCAATCATCGCGGCGTCATTCAACCCGCGTGGCAGCGCCGGCCCAACCATGAAAAGCCTGCGTGGCGACATGCGGCCGCAAGACACGCAGGTCGCGCTGCATGCCTTGCCCTTCGATCTGGGTTTCTACACGCAGGCGTCCGCGCCTGCCTGGATCGTCGACAACTGGAACGACCCCGAGGTTCCCACGCGCGACAACTGGCGCAAGGAACTGTACGACGCGGCCAAGTTCGACCCCGCCGCCGGTAAACGGGTATTGATCCAGAACGAAGATTTGACCGCGCGGCTTTGCGCATCGGCCGACGGTACGCGCTTCTGGATCTGGGGCCGCGACGATGACGCCGGGCGGTACCCCGCGATCAATGGCGTGGCGCCGCGCTTGCCGGGCGCCACGCGCGCGGTGTGGCGGCTGGATGTTGATACCGCTTTCCGTCAACGGATGTGCGGCGGTGTGCGTTAA
- a CDS encoding amino acid ABC transporter permease: MDYVLSLLGPMAEGAKVTLTLFFITLALAVPLGLVLALARISKWPLLSNLVNGYIWLMRGTPLMLQMLFIYFALPFVPVVGVRLPDFPAAVVAFALNYAAYFAEIFRAGIQSVDRGQYEGSKVLGMTYLQTLRRIVLPQMVQRVLPPMSNETITLVKDTSLIYVLALNDILRTARGIVQRDFTTTPFLVAAAFYLLMTLVLTWFFQHMEKRYAKYDQ, encoded by the coding sequence ATGGACTACGTACTCTCTCTGTTGGGGCCGATGGCGGAAGGCGCGAAAGTGACCTTGACGCTGTTCTTCATCACGCTGGCCCTGGCGGTGCCCCTGGGCCTGGTGCTGGCGCTGGCGCGCATTTCGAAGTGGCCGCTGCTCAGCAACCTGGTCAACGGCTATATCTGGCTGATGCGCGGCACGCCGCTCATGCTGCAGATGCTGTTCATCTACTTCGCGCTGCCGTTCGTGCCGGTGGTGGGCGTGCGGCTGCCGGACTTTCCGGCGGCCGTGGTGGCCTTCGCGCTGAACTACGCGGCGTATTTCGCCGAGATCTTCCGTGCGGGCATCCAGTCGGTGGACCGTGGCCAGTACGAAGGCAGCAAGGTGCTGGGCATGACCTATCTGCAAACGCTGCGCCGCATCGTCCTGCCGCAGATGGTGCAGCGGGTGCTGCCGCCGATGAGCAACGAAACCATCACGCTGGTCAAGGACACCTCGCTGATCTACGTGCTGGCGCTGAACGACATCCTGCGCACCGCGCGCGGCATCGTCCAGCGTGATTTCACCACCACGCCGTTCCTGGTGGCCGCGGCCTTTTATCTGCTCATGACGCTTGTCCTGACGTGGTTCTTCCAGCACATGGAAAAGCGCTATGCCAAATATGACCAATAA
- a CDS encoding NADP-dependent isocitrate dehydrogenase, whose product MSLTPKIIYTLTDEAPALATRSLLPIVQAFAKPAGITVETRDISLAGRIIALFPDYLEDGQKLSDALAELGALAVKPEANIIKLPNISASMPQLKAAIKELQEQGYKLPDYPDAPANDTERDVKSRYDKVKGSAVNPVLREGNSDRRAPLSVKNYARKHPHKMGAWSADSKSHVAHMSDGDFYGTEKSALIADAGDVKIELTAADGTKTILKEKTPVKAGEIIDAAVLSTAKLKSFLQAQIDDAKTTGVLFSVHLKATMMKVSDPVIFGHVVSVFYKDVLAKHAAVLKQAGFDPNNGIGDLYAKIQSLPADQQAAITADIDAAYKTLPQLAMVNSDKGITNLHVPSDVIVDASMPAMIRDSGKMWNAEGNLQDTKAVIPDRSYAGVYQAVIDDCKKNGAFNPVTMGSVPNVGLMAQAAEEYGSHNKTFVVPASGTVRVTDASGKVLLEQAVEAGDLWRMCQTKDAAIQDWVKLAVTRARASKTPAVFWLDEKRAHDAQVIAKVKQYLNDHDTSGLDLRIMDPVEATKFSVKRIREGLDTISVTGNVLRDYLTDLFPIMELGTSAKMLSIVPLVAGGGLFETGAGGSAPKHVQQFLEEGFLRWDSLGEFMALAESLDHLGRAYKNPTAQILAKTLDQATAKFLDENKSPDRKVGGLDNRGSHFYLAMYWAQAVAAQTDDRALAAQFAGAAGAFAENEAKIVEELKAAQGKPVDIGGYYQPNEALASQAMRPSATLNQVLASIG is encoded by the coding sequence ATGTCTCTTACTCCGAAGATTATCTATACCCTCACCGATGAAGCGCCGGCGCTTGCAACCCGTTCGTTGCTGCCCATCGTCCAGGCATTCGCCAAGCCCGCGGGCATCACGGTCGAGACGCGCGACATCTCCCTGGCCGGCCGCATCATCGCCCTCTTCCCCGACTACCTGGAAGACGGCCAGAAGCTGTCCGACGCCCTGGCTGAACTGGGCGCGCTGGCGGTCAAGCCCGAAGCCAACATCATCAAGCTGCCGAACATCAGCGCCTCGATGCCCCAACTGAAGGCGGCCATCAAGGAACTGCAAGAGCAAGGCTACAAGCTGCCCGACTACCCGGACGCCCCCGCCAACGACACCGAGCGCGACGTCAAGTCCCGCTACGACAAGGTCAAGGGCAGCGCCGTGAACCCGGTCCTGCGCGAAGGCAACTCCGACCGCCGCGCGCCGCTGTCGGTGAAGAACTACGCCCGCAAGCACCCGCACAAGATGGGCGCCTGGTCGGCTGATTCGAAGTCGCACGTGGCCCACATGTCCGATGGCGATTTCTACGGCACCGAGAAGTCGGCGCTGATCGCCGACGCCGGGGACGTCAAGATCGAACTGACCGCCGCTGACGGCACGAAGACGATCCTGAAGGAAAAGACCCCGGTCAAGGCCGGCGAGATCATCGACGCCGCCGTGCTGTCGACCGCCAAGCTGAAGTCCTTCCTGCAAGCCCAGATCGACGACGCCAAGACCACCGGCGTGCTGTTCTCGGTGCACCTGAAGGCCACGATGATGAAGGTGTCCGACCCGGTCATCTTCGGCCACGTCGTGTCCGTGTTCTACAAGGACGTGCTGGCCAAGCACGCCGCCGTGCTCAAGCAAGCCGGTTTCGACCCCAACAACGGTATTGGCGACCTGTACGCCAAGATCCAATCGTTGCCGGCCGACCAGCAAGCCGCGATCACGGCCGACATCGACGCCGCCTACAAGACCCTGCCGCAACTGGCGATGGTGAATTCCGACAAGGGCATCACCAACCTGCATGTGCCCAGCGACGTCATCGTCGATGCGTCCATGCCCGCCATGATCCGCGACTCGGGCAAGATGTGGAACGCCGAAGGCAATCTGCAAGACACCAAGGCCGTCATTCCTGACCGCAGCTACGCCGGCGTCTACCAGGCCGTCATCGACGACTGCAAGAAGAACGGCGCCTTCAATCCGGTCACGATGGGCAGCGTGCCCAACGTCGGCCTGATGGCGCAAGCCGCCGAAGAATACGGTTCGCACAACAAGACCTTCGTCGTCCCGGCATCGGGCACCGTGCGCGTTACCGACGCGTCGGGCAAGGTTCTGCTGGAACAAGCCGTGGAAGCGGGCGACCTCTGGCGCATGTGCCAGACCAAGGACGCCGCCATCCAGGATTGGGTCAAGTTGGCCGTTACCCGCGCCCGCGCCAGCAAGACGCCCGCCGTCTTCTGGCTGGACGAAAAGCGCGCCCACGACGCCCAGGTCATCGCCAAGGTCAAGCAGTACCTGAACGACCACGACACCAGCGGCCTGGACCTGCGCATCATGGATCCGGTTGAAGCGACCAAGTTCTCGGTCAAGCGTATCCGCGAAGGCCTGGACACCATCTCGGTGACCGGCAACGTGCTGCGCGACTACCTGACCGACCTGTTCCCCATCATGGAGCTGGGCACCAGCGCCAAGATGCTGTCGATCGTTCCGCTGGTTGCCGGTGGCGGCCTGTTCGAAACGGGCGCGGGCGGCTCGGCCCCCAAGCACGTGCAGCAGTTCCTGGAAGAAGGCTTCCTGCGCTGGGATTCGCTGGGCGAATTCATGGCGCTGGCCGAATCCCTGGACCACCTGGGCCGTGCGTACAAGAATCCGACCGCCCAGATCCTGGCCAAGACGCTGGATCAGGCAACCGCCAAGTTCCTGGACGAAAACAAGTCGCCGGACCGCAAGGTCGGCGGCCTGGACAACCGTGGCAGCCACTTCTACCTGGCCATGTACTGGGCCCAGGCCGTGGCCGCGCAAACCGACGACCGCGCCCTGGCCGCGCAGTTTGCCGGCGCGGCGGGCGCGTTTGCTGAAAACGAAGCCAAGATCGTCGAAGAACTGAAGGCCGCGCAAGGCAAGCCGGTGGATATCGGCGGCTACTACCAGCCGAACGAAGCACTGGCCAGCCAGGCCATGCGCCCCAGCGCCACGCTGAACCAGGTGCTGGCCTCGATCGGCTAA